One genomic region from bacterium encodes:
- a CDS encoding PorV/PorQ family protein, whose product MKTIKRWIPVALLAVQTSAWGQNPNLGTSGAQFLKIPVSARAAAMGSAYVAICNDATSTFWNPAGITRVKTHAAHFSHTRWLDTFDFNAASYVYHGGAFGSLAASVTMLGVDQMEITNEAEPNGTGEFFDAQDVAVALSYGRELTDRFRIGLTGRFIQQRIWNESAKGLAFDVGTQYQLPFRNLTLAMCMSNFGGDMKYSGADLGVKWDGDDHLPNRLVPTQLETETFALPLNFAFGISMDLFHSRYTRGIVALDAVHPNDNKERIHLGAEITFFDRLALRGGYKINMNEELWNVGFGVNAFSLGIPLSLDYSYSAYDLLPDVHRFSFGLSF is encoded by the coding sequence ATGAAGACGATCAAACGATGGATCCCGGTGGCCCTCCTGGCGGTGCAAACGTCGGCTTGGGGGCAGAATCCCAACCTTGGCACCAGCGGGGCGCAGTTCCTCAAGATTCCAGTTAGCGCCCGCGCTGCGGCGATGGGCAGCGCCTACGTTGCCATCTGCAACGACGCCACCTCGACTTTCTGGAATCCGGCGGGCATCACCCGCGTGAAAACCCATGCCGCCCATTTTTCTCATACCCGCTGGCTCGATACCTTCGATTTCAACGCTGCATCGTATGTATATCACGGCGGCGCCTTCGGATCCCTGGCCGCCAGCGTCACCATGCTCGGCGTCGACCAGATGGAGATCACCAATGAGGCCGAACCCAACGGTACAGGCGAATTCTTCGATGCCCAAGATGTCGCCGTGGCCTTGAGCTATGGCCGCGAGCTGACCGACCGTTTCCGCATCGGCCTGACCGGACGGTTCATTCAGCAGCGCATCTGGAACGAAAGCGCAAAAGGACTGGCCTTCGATGTCGGCACTCAGTACCAGCTGCCCTTCCGCAACCTCACCCTCGCCATGTGTATGAGCAATTTCGGCGGAGATATGAAGTACAGCGGGGCCGACCTCGGTGTCAAATGGGACGGGGATGATCATCTTCCCAACCGGCTGGTGCCCACCCAACTCGAGACCGAAACCTTCGCCCTGCCCCTCAACTTCGCCTTCGGCATCAGTATGGACCTTTTCCACAGCCGCTACACCAGGGGCATCGTCGCCCTGGATGCCGTCCACCCCAACGACAACAAGGAACGCATCCACCTCGGCGCCGAAATCACCTTCTTTGACCGCCTCGCCCTGCGCGGCGGCTACAAGATCAACATGAATGAGGAACTCTGGAACGTCGGTTTCGGTGTGAACGCTTTCTCCCTCGGCATCCCGCTGAGCCTCGACTACAGCTACTCCGCCTATGATCTCCTCCCCGACGTCCATCGCTTCTCATTCGGACTCTCCTTTTAA
- a CDS encoding DUF2817 domain-containing protein, whose amino-acid sequence MKRILLTAALLISTAAGFSQKLLTPGEANGYSRYSQHGDILEFLSTLTARTRMVQVQEIGKTRPAESYPAQSLLLCVVTATGVSRPEQLDRSRITILITASQHGSEQSGKEAVLALLRDLTLGSLQPLLQKANVLIVPQANPWGNHQDRRVNELGLDLNRDHIKMESESVQAIHRVFRAWMPEVTLDVHERGDDYYQVTMGCVSNVNIDPAIESYSRQVILAGVEEALVREKIPFHEYLVTSENMPSDASGADFTREELARWPQITRRSTSDLNDGRNSLGIYQTFSFIQEGASRHDLATLAARTRYQGRAIEAFIKTIADHGPEMAAKVRTLRQQLLAGDGTFGKVHLKMAYQRDPAQPELRLLEYREAKRNERVLKVDKKAGERVSESDLESGENTGVQPVGERVEKEWYPLVVPTLSVAAPLGYVVPAECEEVIATLCLHDIAIQIFTHDAEMNVEAYRVLEVTPSRFDYVAPESLEVEARSLPILCKKGDFYISCRQPAAQLLPCLLEPQSDYGLIRYWKYHLTPEAGSFYAIYRVVTGQELPLVPWCSWPR is encoded by the coding sequence ATGAAACGGATTTTACTCACCGCCGCCCTGCTCATCTCGACTGCAGCGGGATTTTCGCAGAAATTGCTCACTCCGGGGGAGGCGAACGGCTACTCCCGTTACTCCCAGCATGGTGACATCCTGGAATTTCTCAGCACCTTGACCGCCCGGACCAGGATGGTGCAGGTGCAGGAGATCGGCAAGACCCGGCCGGCGGAATCGTATCCGGCGCAAAGCCTGCTGCTGTGTGTCGTCACCGCCACGGGGGTCAGCCGGCCGGAGCAGCTCGACCGCTCCCGGATCACGATTCTGATCACCGCCTCGCAGCATGGCAGCGAGCAGTCGGGCAAGGAGGCGGTGCTGGCGCTTCTCCGCGATCTGACGCTGGGCAGCCTGCAGCCGCTGCTGCAAAAGGCCAACGTGCTCATCGTGCCGCAGGCCAATCCCTGGGGCAACCACCAGGACCGCCGCGTCAATGAGCTCGGCCTGGATCTGAACCGTGACCATATCAAGATGGAGAGCGAGAGCGTTCAGGCGATTCACCGCGTCTTCCGCGCCTGGATGCCCGAGGTGACCCTCGATGTGCACGAGCGCGGCGACGATTACTACCAGGTCACCATGGGCTGCGTCTCCAATGTCAACATCGATCCCGCCATCGAGTCCTATTCGCGCCAGGTCATCCTCGCGGGTGTAGAGGAGGCGCTGGTTCGTGAGAAAATTCCTTTCCATGAGTATCTGGTCACTTCGGAGAACATGCCGAGCGACGCCTCCGGGGCTGATTTCACCCGGGAGGAGCTGGCGCGCTGGCCGCAGATCACACGCCGCAGCACCTCGGATCTCAACGACGGCCGCAACAGCCTGGGGATCTATCAGACTTTCTCATTCATTCAGGAGGGGGCTTCGCGGCATGATCTAGCCACCCTAGCCGCACGCACCCGCTACCAGGGCCGCGCCATCGAGGCCTTCATCAAAACGATCGCGGACCATGGGCCTGAGATGGCTGCCAAGGTACGCACCCTGCGCCAGCAGCTGCTGGCGGGGGATGGCACCTTCGGCAAGGTTCATTTAAAGATGGCGTACCAGCGCGATCCGGCCCAGCCCGAGCTGCGGTTGCTCGAGTATCGCGAGGCGAAACGGAACGAGCGGGTGCTCAAGGTGGACAAAAAGGCAGGGGAGAGGGTGTCGGAGAGCGATTTGGAATCCGGGGAGAACACCGGCGTACAGCCGGTGGGGGAACGGGTCGAGAAGGAGTGGTATCCCCTGGTGGTGCCGACGCTGAGCGTCGCCGCGCCGCTCGGCTATGTGGTCCCGGCTGAATGCGAAGAGGTGATCGCCACGCTGTGCCTGCATGACATCGCGATACAAATTTTCACACACGACGCCGAGATGAATGTCGAAGCCTATCGGGTGCTCGAGGTGACCCCCTCCCGGTTTGATTATGTCGCGCCGGAAAGCCTCGAGGTGGAGGCTCGTTCCTTGCCGATTCTCTGCAAAAAAGGGGATTTTTACATCTCCTGCCGCCAGCCCGCGGCGCAGCTGCTGCCCTGTCTGCTCGAGCCGCAGTCGGATTACGGCCTGATCCGCTACTGGAAGTATCACCTGACCCCGGAAGCCGGCAGTTTTTACGCGATCTATCGCGTAGTCACCGGACAGGAGCTGCCGCTGGTGCCCTGGTGCAGCTGGCCGCGCTAG
- the menC gene encoding o-succinylbenzoate synthase gives MNFLQTSIGPIDRIDLLTVRLPFIQPFAISSYAWSCKEALVLKVEAGDFTGWGECVADPDPFYAPETTASCRYIIQTFLLPLLEPGMTLGDLSVKLHKIRGNEMAKATLENAVIDLLAKQQGLPLRAFLGLPAQKIHSGISLGLQESHAQLLQAVEEAVAKNYHRIKMKIQKGQDIEWVAAVRKRFPEIQLMADANGDYTLADAARLRELDAFGLMMIEQPLSYSDIYQHALLQRQLETPLCLDESIHSVADAETAIELGACRIINIKQGRVGGLIESLRMAELAASRSIPVWSGGMDETGIGRAVNIHLQTAPGFVLPGDTSETSRYFHEDIADPPVVLDAEGYIAIPPGAGIGVEIPAGRLARYTIHQERLYERKG, from the coding sequence ATGAACTTTCTCCAGACCTCCATTGGGCCCATCGACCGCATCGACCTGCTGACGGTGCGGCTGCCCTTCATCCAGCCCTTCGCCATCAGCTCGTACGCCTGGTCCTGCAAGGAGGCGCTGGTGCTCAAAGTGGAGGCCGGCGATTTCACCGGCTGGGGGGAATGCGTCGCCGATCCCGATCCCTTTTACGCCCCGGAGACCACCGCCTCCTGCCGCTACATCATCCAGACCTTTCTGCTGCCCCTGCTCGAGCCGGGCATGACCCTTGGCGATCTTAGCGTAAAGCTGCACAAGATTCGCGGTAACGAGATGGCCAAAGCCACCCTCGAAAACGCGGTGATCGACCTGCTCGCCAAGCAGCAGGGTCTGCCGCTGCGCGCCTTCCTCGGGTTGCCGGCGCAAAAAATTCACTCAGGCATCAGTCTCGGGCTGCAGGAGAGCCATGCGCAGCTGCTGCAGGCGGTTGAGGAGGCGGTGGCCAAAAACTATCACCGCATCAAAATGAAAATACAAAAGGGCCAGGATATCGAATGGGTCGCGGCCGTGCGCAAGCGCTTTCCAGAGATCCAACTCATGGCCGACGCCAACGGGGATTACACCCTGGCGGACGCGGCGCGGCTGCGCGAGCTCGATGCCTTCGGACTGATGATGATCGAGCAGCCCCTCTCCTATTCGGATATCTATCAGCACGCCCTGCTGCAGCGGCAGCTCGAGACTCCCCTCTGCCTCGATGAATCGATCCACAGTGTCGCGGATGCGGAAACCGCCATCGAGCTCGGGGCCTGCCGGATCATCAATATCAAACAGGGGCGGGTTGGCGGCTTGATCGAGTCGTTGCGCATGGCGGAGCTGGCTGCCAGTCGCTCTATTCCGGTCTGGTCGGGGGGTATGGACGAGACCGGCATCGGCCGCGCGGTCAATATCCACCTCCAGACCGCCCCGGGTTTCGTCCTGCCGGGCGACACCTCGGAGACCAGCCGCTATTTTCATGAGGACATCGCCGATCCACCGGTGGTGCTCGACGCCGAGGGCTATATCGCGATTCCCCCAGGCGCCGGCATCGGTGTGGAGATCCCGGCCGGGCGACTCGCCCGTTATACCATCCATCAGGAAAGGCTTTACGAACGCAAGGGATGA